A genomic stretch from Theobroma cacao cultivar B97-61/B2 chromosome 4, Criollo_cocoa_genome_V2, whole genome shotgun sequence includes:
- the LOC18603445 gene encoding putative 4-hydroxy-4-methyl-2-oxoglutarate aldolase 3 isoform X3, protein MAAISTADACDSNAALLLSGSLRALEPIFKIYGQCRAFSGPIVTLKVFEDNVLVRQPLETRGEGRVLVIDGGGSTRCALVGGNLVQSAQNMGWAGIVVNGCVRDVDEINACDIGVRALGSNPSKSNKKAVGDKHVLIRIAGTLIHDGEWLYADSDGILISKTELSV, encoded by the coding sequence ATGGCTGCCATTTCCACTGCTGATGCTTGTGATTCAAATGCAGCACTTTTGTTGAGTGGTAGCCTGCGTGCTCTAGAACCAATCTTCAAGATCTATGGCCAGTGTCGCGCATTCTCAGGACCCATTGTAACCCTTAAGGTTTTTGAGGACAATGTGTTGGTCAGGCAGCCTCTTGAAACCAGAGGTGAAGGAAGAGTGTTGGTTATAGATGGCGGGGGAAGCACAAGATGTGCTTTGGTCGGAGGGAATTTGGTACAGTCAGCTCAAAACATGGGGTGGGCTGGTATTGTTGTGAATGGCTGTGTGAGAGACGTGGATGAGATTAATGCATGTGATATAGGGGTTCGAGCACTGGGATCTAATCCCTCGAAATCAAACAAGAAGGCTGTTGGTGACAAGCATGTCCTGATTCGCATTGCAGGAACCTTGATCCATGATGGGGAATGGCTGTATGCTGATAGCGATGGCATTCTTATCTCGAAAACAGAACTATCTGTCTAA
- the LOC18603445 gene encoding putative 4-hydroxy-4-methyl-2-oxoglutarate aldolase 3 isoform X2 gives MQNAGKLAMVLGTRTVLLNSYHRFLSSFTQINSSPLSSLQCQLHTDASSGMWRGSNFPMQQHLVQSTMSRTYFPTEAGTPNANHAGRRMAAISTADACDSNAALLLSGSLRALEPIFKIYGQCRAFSGPIVTLKVFEDNVLVRQPLETRGEGRVLVIDGGGSTRCALVGGNLVQSAQNMGWAGIVVNGCVRDVDEINACDIGVRALGSNPSKSNKKAVGDKHVLIRIAGTLIHDGEWLYADSDGILISKTELSV, from the exons atgcaaAACGCTGGCAAACTCGCTATGGTTTTAGGAACCCGAACAGTTCTTCTCAATTCATATCACCGATTCCTCTCCTCCTTCACTCAAATCAACTCATCTCCCCTCTCTTCTCTTCAATGCCAACTTCACACCGACGCTTCCTCAG GGATGTGGAGAGGCAGTAATTTTCCAATGCAACAGCATCTTGTTCAATCGACGATGTCAAGGACATATTTTCCTACGGAAGCGGGAACTCCGAATGCCAATCATGCCG GAAGACGTATGGCTGCCATTTCCACTGCTGATGCTTGTGATTCAAATGCAGCACTTTTGTTGAGTGGTAGCCTGCGTGCTCTAGAACCAATCTTCAAGATCTATGGCCAGTGTCGCGCATTCTCAGGACCCATTGTAACCCTTAAGGTTTTTGAGGACAATGTGTTGGTCAGGCAGCCTCTTGAAACCAGAGGTGAAGGAAGAGTGTTGGTTATAGATGGCGGGGGAAGCACAAGATGTGCTTTGGTCGGAGGGAATTTGGTACAGTCAGCTCAAAACATGGGGTGGGCTGGTATTGTTGTGAATGGCTGTGTGAGAGACGTGGATGAGATTAATGCATGTGATATAGGGGTTCGAGCACTGGGATCTAATCCCTCGAAATCAAACAAGAAGGCTGTTGGTGACAAGCATGTCCTGATTCGCATTGCAGGAACCTTGATCCATGATGGGGAATGGCTGTATGCTGATAGCGATGGCATTCTTATCTCGAAAACAGAACTATCTGTCTAA
- the LOC18603439 gene encoding double-stranded RNA-binding protein 2, translating to MYKNQLQELAQRSCFNLPAYACIREGPDHAPRFKATVNFNGEIFESPTFCSTLRQAEHAAAEVALNVLSKKGPSKALAARVLDETGVYKNLLQETAHRAGLKLPVYTTVRSGPGHVPVFSCTVELAGMSFTGETAKTKKQAQKNAAMTAWSTLKKLSKSGASPPSPPSESGSNDEQEQLTVACYLASLKPPETNKSSRRFQHHGQGSAPIQRDVSQYGGNRSLFSLQHRNCARSQISPEVSMYQAWLEERAYHNQNHLLALSSLPTSPHRPQIVPYIHSVFQPDHRQYFLSQEPDPISLVPGISPVLYFSMHPVPVPVKSISQVTIQEIEEKPQVEEEWFSGDRDSNHWEKNYLSVASTPSPNTAINILGSLNSYSEQRLLERLEGKDEERSGRTMPNAGCSNQLESNQIEQYWVSSAFTDSGLRPQATSTDKPNLPLRNPHALDYLQSNARPQDFPVVSSATSTRGCLPGSFAAPVMVRTAGTSCPVTLRPENLNPRMPTPPPRRITASTCSRRPWLEGMKNAAVMPSASFIAPAVHIRSVVPVCSAPSAKKTPGPIQERLFPGV from the exons ATGTATAAGAACCAGCTGCAAGAGCTAGCTCAAAGAAGCTGCTTCAACTTACCAGCTTATGCGTGTATTCGGGAGGGACCGGACCATGCTCCTCGCTTTAAAGCCACTGTCAACTTCAACGGGGAAATCTTTGAGAGCCCAACTTTTTGCAGTACCCTCAGACAAGCAGAGCATGCAGCTGCTGAGGTTGCACTTAATGTGCTTTCAAAGAAAGGTCCTTCTAAAGCATTGGCTGCAAGAGTATTG GATGAAACTGGAGTTTACAAGAATCTGCTTCAGGAAACAGCTCATAGAGCTGGATTAAAACTTCCAGTTTATACAACTGTTCGATCTGGACCAGGCCATGTCCCTGTTTTCTCTTGTACTGTGGAGCTTGCTGGAATGAGCTTCACTGGGGAGACTGCTAAAACCAAGAAGCAAGCTCAAAAAAATGCAGCAATGACTGCTTGGAGTACTCTGAAAAAGT TGTCAAAGTCAGGTGCTTCACCCCCTTCTCCTCCATCAGAATCTGGGAGTAATGATGAGCAGGAACAGCTAACTGTTGCCTGTTATCTTGCCTCCCTCAAACCACCAGAGACAAACAAGTCATCACGGAGATTCCAGCATCATGGACAAGGTTCAGCTCCCATCCAGAGGGACGTAAGCCAATATGGTGGTAATAGATCATTGTTTTCCTTACAGCATAGAAATTGTGCGCGTTCTCAAATCTCCCCAGAAGTATCTATGTACCAAGCATGGCTTGAAGAAAGAGCATACCACAATCAGAACCACCTCTTGGCGCTTTCTTCTCTACCTACCTCTCCACATAGGCCTCAGATAGTTCCATATATTCATTCTGTATTCCAACCAGATCATAGACAGTATTTCCTATCACAGGAGCCAGACCCCATTTCCCTTGTTCCAGGAATCAGCCCAGTTCTATACTTTTCAATGCATCCAGTGCCTGTCCCAGTTAAGAGTATATCCCAAGTCACGATACAAGAGATAGAGGAAAAACCGCAAGTGGAAGAGGAGTGGTTTAGTGGTGATAGGGATTCCAATCACtgggaaaaaaattatctatCAGTTGCATCAACGCCTTCTCCAAATACTGCTATAAATATTTTGGGTTCTCTCAATAGTTACTCTGAGCAAAGACTTCTGGAGAGGCTGGAGGGGAAGGATGAAGAGAGGAGTGGCAGGACAATGCCAAACGCTGGATGCTCAAATCAACTAGAAAGTAACCAAATTGAACAATATTGGGTTTCCTCTGCGTTCACAGATTCCGGGCTTAGACCACAGGCAACAAGCACAGATAAGCCAAACTTGCCATTACGAAATCCACATGCCTTAGACTACTTGCAATCTAATGCTAGGCCCCAAGATTTCCCTGTTGTTAGTTCTGCAACTTCAACAAGGGGTTGTTTACCAGGATCATTTGCAGCCCCTGTGATGGTCAGAACAGCTGGTACTTCATGTCCTGTTACTCTCAGACCTGAAAATTTAAACCCTCGTATGCCTACTCCACCACCAAGAAGAATTACTGCTTCTACATGTTCCAGAAGGCCCTGGCTGGAAGGTATGAAGAATGCTGCAGTGATGCCGTCAGCTAGTTTCATTGCACCAGCAGTTCATATTAGATCAGTTGTGCCAGTCTGTTCAGCTCCTTCTGCCAAAAAAACTCCTGGTCCCATCCAAGAGAGATTGTTTCCTGGTGTTTAG
- the LOC18603443 gene encoding CASP-like protein 1E1 isoform X1, translating into MESQNNGKVSAVDGVGSKREVATPRKVNSCDLILRVLALLLTLVAAIVLGVNKQTKVVPIQIAPTLPPLNIEAQARWHYLSAFVYAMVSNIIACSYAAISILMVMGTRNAKKGLAQTVILLLDLVMVALLFSANGAAFAIGLMGYKGNSHVRWNKVCNVFDKFCNQVAVFVVLSMLGSVAFMLLVALAAVTLHKRCK; encoded by the exons ATGGAGAGCCAAAACAACGGCAAGGTGAGTGCAGTCGATGGAGTGGGGAGCAAGAGGGAAGTGGCCACGCCAAGAAAAGTGAATAGCTGTGACTTGATTCTGAGGGTTTTGGCTCTGCTGCTGACACTTGTAGCTGCCATAGTTCTCGGGGTGAATAAGCAGACTAAGGTTGTTCCAATTCAGATCGCACCAACCTTGCCTCCTCTAAACATTGAAGCCCAAGCTAGGTGGCATTACTTGTCTGCCTTCGT GTACGCCATGGTGTCAAACATCATAGCATGCTCCTATGCTGCAATATCTATACTCATGGTGATGGGAACCCGAAATGCAAAGAAAGGACTGGCACAAACCGTCATCCTCCTCCTCGACCTGGTCATGGTGGCATTGCTATTCTCCGCCAACGGAGCTGCCTTCGCCATCGGCCTGATGGGCTACAAAGGCAACTCCCACGTCAGATGGAACAAAGTCTGCAACGTTTTCGACAAATTCTGTAACCAGGTTGCTGTCTTCGTTGTTCTGTCTATGCTTGGTTCGGTAGCCTTCATGCTTTTGGTAGCCCTCGCTGCTGTTACCCTCCATAAGAGATGCAAGTAA
- the LOC18603438 gene encoding uncharacterized protein LOC18603438 has product MKQSDYTYSSLPNDVALKIASSLEVPDLSSLGCCSRVWRDLCGSDCLWKSLVRERWPLLNEAALQDPNFKGWRGFYKKQHKEVACRAASVVKFVEQCSLSESLEVSNYLKAIECLRSMQFGFKDVQMVLFKPKLNVLLNLVGLHYCLNCLQVPASHVTEALQSSKISDCQVCVKWWKFGRRFYGFRMRDESHSRCISLQDLATAKEEEVLGVLERGAIHEVLQVQLSIADSTSNLWSNQSPQ; this is encoded by the exons ATGAAGCAATCAGATTACACATACAGCTCACTTCCAAACGATGTAGCTCTCAAGATTGCTTCTTCCCTTGAG GTGCCGGATCTTTCCTCGTTGGGTTGTTGCTCTCGGGTTTGGCGGGATTTATGTGGGTCGGATTGTTTATGGAAGTCACTTGTCAGAGAAAGATGGCCTCTTTTGAATGAAGCTGCCTTGCAAGACCCTAACTTCAAG GGGTGGAGAGGATTTTACAAAAAGCAGCACAAGGAGGTGGCCTGTAGGGCTGCATCTGTTGTTAAATTTGTGGAACAATGCTCACTATCTGAGTCACTCGAGGTTAGTAACTATCTGAAAGCAATTGAATGCCTGAGGTCAATGCAGTTCGGATTTAAAGATGTTCAAATGGTCCTGTTCAAACCAAAGCTGAATGTGTTGCTTAACCTGGTTGGACTACACTACTGCCTTAATTGCCTCCAAGTGCCG GCTTCGCATGTCACGGAAGCACTTCAGAGTAGCAAGATTTCTGATTGTCAAGTGTGTGTCAAATGGTGGAAGTTTGGCAGACGGTTCTATGGTTTCCGCATGCGAGATGAATCTCATTCTCGTTGCATCTCTCTACAAGATCTTGCAACAGCGAAAGAAGAGGAGGTGCTGGGAGTACTTGAACGAGGAGCCATTCATGAGGTTTTACAAGTTCAGTTATCCATTGCTGATTCCACAAGCAATCTCTGGTCTAATCAAAGCCCTCAATGA
- the LOC18603443 gene encoding transcription factor TT8 isoform X2: protein MQKQRKKERERKMEDQQNWKGEEEEESEINELLCSIMEGYNDKLIPPLSQFSPSRQAAAAIVEEKGSSSRERGRAKEAKEVTESLKKERDRREKMAENYDLLQSMVPNLFPKATREMIVGETIAYIQSLEKEITRMEELKNSSESSKGKMHLYSNRNSSIDVTVSSNVVFFGIQSMVRPRLVTDIFMVLHKHKAEVLGANVAVNHRQLTLTVTAVVNGNRDRTIEKIKGDILIL, encoded by the exons ATGCAAAAgcagagaaaaaaagagagagagagaaagatggaAGACCAACAGAATTGGAAAGgggaagaagaggaagagagtGAAATAAATGAGCTGCTATGTAGTATTATGGAAGGTTATAATGACAAACTGATACCTCCATTGTCACAATTCTCACCGTCGCGACAGGCTGCTGCCGCCATTGTTGAGGAAAAGGGTTCGAGCTCGAGGGAACGTGGCAGGGCAAAAGAAGCTAAAGAAGTGACTGAGAGCttgaagaaggaaagagaTAGGAGGGAGAAGATGGCTGAGAATTATGATCTTCTTCAGTCTATGGTCCCTAATCTCTTCCCTAAG GCCACAAGAGAGATGATTGTTGGTGAAACGATTGCATATATCCAATCTCTTGAGAAAGAGATAACAAGGATGGAAGAGCTGAAGAATTCATCTGAGTCATCGAAAGGGAAGATGCATCTGTATTCCAACAGGAATTCCTCAATCGATGTCACTGTCTCCAGCAACGTCGTCTTCTTTGGGATTCAATCAATGGTACGACCAAGACTTGTGACAGACATTTTCATGGTACTCCATAAGCACAAGGCCGAGGTTTTGGGTGCAAATGTTGCGGTTAATCATAGGCAATTAACATTAACTGTGACAGCAGTTGTCAATGGGAACAGAGACAGAACGATTGAGAAGATTAAGGGAGACATACTGATTTTATAG
- the LOC18603445 gene encoding putative 4-hydroxy-4-methyl-2-oxoglutarate aldolase 3 isoform X1: protein MQNAGKLAMVLGTRTVLLNSYHRFLSSFTQINSSPLSSLQCQLHTDASSGMWRGSNFPMQQHLVQSTMSRTYFPTEAGTPNANHAAVPAGRRMAAISTADACDSNAALLLSGSLRALEPIFKIYGQCRAFSGPIVTLKVFEDNVLVRQPLETRGEGRVLVIDGGGSTRCALVGGNLVQSAQNMGWAGIVVNGCVRDVDEINACDIGVRALGSNPSKSNKKAVGDKHVLIRIAGTLIHDGEWLYADSDGILISKTELSV from the exons atgcaaAACGCTGGCAAACTCGCTATGGTTTTAGGAACCCGAACAGTTCTTCTCAATTCATATCACCGATTCCTCTCCTCCTTCACTCAAATCAACTCATCTCCCCTCTCTTCTCTTCAATGCCAACTTCACACCGACGCTTCCTCAG GGATGTGGAGAGGCAGTAATTTTCCAATGCAACAGCATCTTGTTCAATCGACGATGTCAAGGACATATTTTCCTACGGAAGCGGGAACTCCGAATGCCAATCATGCCG CTGTCCCTGCAGGAAGACGTATGGCTGCCATTTCCACTGCTGATGCTTGTGATTCAAATGCAGCACTTTTGTTGAGTGGTAGCCTGCGTGCTCTAGAACCAATCTTCAAGATCTATGGCCAGTGTCGCGCATTCTCAGGACCCATTGTAACCCTTAAGGTTTTTGAGGACAATGTGTTGGTCAGGCAGCCTCTTGAAACCAGAGGTGAAGGAAGAGTGTTGGTTATAGATGGCGGGGGAAGCACAAGATGTGCTTTGGTCGGAGGGAATTTGGTACAGTCAGCTCAAAACATGGGGTGGGCTGGTATTGTTGTGAATGGCTGTGTGAGAGACGTGGATGAGATTAATGCATGTGATATAGGGGTTCGAGCACTGGGATCTAATCCCTCGAAATCAAACAAGAAGGCTGTTGGTGACAAGCATGTCCTGATTCGCATTGCAGGAACCTTGATCCATGATGGGGAATGGCTGTATGCTGATAGCGATGGCATTCTTATCTCGAAAACAGAACTATCTGTCTAA
- the LOC18603440 gene encoding divinyl chlorophyllide a 8-vinyl-reductase, chloroplastic — protein sequence MSLCFSINAFTLQSPKSQSYKTRFFSQFIKQIQVKSAPFTLPSRPFKCSGERFELVRALATKPVETAVSASYRSKIPKGINVLVMGSTGYIGKFVVKELVNRGFNVIAIARERSGIRGKNSKEDSLNDLQGASVCFSDVTNLDTLEKSLQNLGFPIDVVVSCLASRTGGVKDSWKIDYKATKNSLVAGKKFGASHFVLLSAICVQKPLLEFQRAKLKFEAELMKEAEEDGGVTFSIVRPTAFFKSLGGQVELVKDGKPYVMFGDGKLCACKPISEQDLASFIADCVLSEDKINQVLPIGGPGKALTPLEQGEILFKLLGKEPKFLKVPIGIMDFAIGILDFLVKIFPSMEDAAEFGKIGRYYAAESMLVLDPETGEYSAEKTPSYGKETLEEFFARVLREGMAGQELGEQSIF from the coding sequence atgTCTCTTTGTTTCTCTATCAATGCCTTCACTCTTCAGTCACCAAAGTCTCAGAGTTACAAAACTCGATTCTTTTCTCAATTCATCAAACAAATCCAGGTAAAGTCTGCTCCTTTTACTTTACCTTCAAGACCCTTTAAGTGTAGTGGAGAAAGATTTGAACTGGTTAGAGCTTTAGCAACAAAGCCTGTTGAAACAGCTGTTTCAGCTTCATATAGAAGCAAAATCCCAAAAGGCATCAATGTCTTGGTGATGGGTTCGACTGGGTATATTGGAAAGTTTGTGGTTAAAGAGTTGGTTAATAGAGGGTTTAATGTTATAGCTATTGCTAGAGAGAGGAGTGGGATTAGAGGTAAAAACAGTAAGGAAGATTCTTTGAATGATTTACAAGGAGCCAGTGTATGTTTCTCTGATGTGACAAATTTAGATACTTTGGAGAAATCTTTGCAAAATTTAGGATTTCCTATTGATGTAGTTGTGTCTTGTCTTGCTAGCCGTACTGGTGGTGTTAAAGATTCATGGAAAATTGATTATAAGGCAACGAAAAACAGTCTTGTTGCTGGTAAGAAATTTGGGGCTTCACATTTTGTACTGCTTTCTGCCATTTGCGTGCAAAAACCCCTCCTTGAATTTCAGCGAGCGAAGCTGAAATTTGAGGCTGAATTGATGAAAGAAGCGGAAGAGGATGGTGGAGTTACCTTTAGCATTGTAAGGCCAACTGCATTCTTCAAGAGCTTGGGGGGTCAAGTTGAGTTAGTGAAAGATGGAAAGCCTTATGTGATGTTTGGTGATGGCAAGTTATGTGCTTGTAAGCCAATTAGTGAGCAAGATTTAGCTTCATTTATTGCAGATTGCGTTTTGAGCGAGGATAAGATTAACCAGGTATTGCCTATAGGTGGTCCAGGGAAGGCTTTGACACCATTAGAGCAGGGAGAGATTTTGTTTAAACTTTTGGGGAAGGAACCAAAGTTCTTGAAAGTGCCAATTGGGATAATGGATTTTGCCATTGGGATTCTTGATTTCCTTGTTAAGATATTCCCTTCGATGGAAGATGCAGCTGAGTTTGGGAAAATCGGAAGGTACTATGCTGCTGAGAGCATGTTGGTTTTGGATCCTGAGACTGGAGAGTATAGTGCTGAGAAAACACCAAGTTATGGTAAGGAGACATTGGAAGAATTCTTTGCGAGAGTGCTAAGGGAGGGGATGGCTGGTCAGGAATTAGGAGAACAGTCCATCTTCTGA
- the LOC18603444 gene encoding uncharacterized protein LOC18603444 has product MQVLSNARNFAGGLGSRTILLNSNHRLLSSLTRINSSPLSSLQCHVLTEASSGLCRGSYFPMPQHLVYSIISRTCFSTEAGTANSNPTEAVKELYDNMLQSVNVKRTMPPNASLWSMIENCKNHEDIKLLFDVLQNLRRFRLSNLRIHSNFNCNLCQEVTRACARVGAIDFGKKALWKHNVYGLTPSIASAHHLLLNAKGRNDAKLMVEVMQLLKRNNLPLQAGTADIFFSICYNTNNWELISKYSKKFIKAGVKLRQTTFDMWMKFAAQRGDTESLWNIEYLRSGTMKQHTLTTGFSCAKGLLLEGKPEDAAALIQVLNQTLSDAKKPGIAVEVEKLVNEWPSDVIKHQKEEDRKALAASLKSDIPAMVASLLNTGFTMSINLEDLTKKEIPS; this is encoded by the exons atgcaagtaCTTTCGAATGCGCGCAATTTCGCCGGGGGTTTAGGTTCCCGAACAATTCTTCTCAATTCTAATCACCGGTTACTCTCTTCTTTGACTCGAATCAACTCATCTCCTCTCTCTTCCCTTCAATGCCATGTCCTCACCGAGGCTTCCTCAG GGTTGTGCCGAGGCAGTTATTTTCCAATGCCACAGCATCTGGTTTATTCGATTATATCAAGGACATGTTTTTCCACCGAAGCAGGAACAGCGAATAGCAATCCAACCG AGGCTGTTAAGGAACTCTATGATAACATGCTTCAATCTGTAAATGTTAAAAGAACGATGCCTCCAAATGCTTCTCTGTGGTCAATGATTGAAAACTGCAAAAATCATGAGGACATTAAACTTCTGTTTGATGTTCTGCAGAATCTTCGAAGATTT CGATTGTCAAACCTCCGAAttcattccaattttaattGCAATCTCTGCCAAGAAGTTACCAGGGCATGTGCTCGTGTAGGGGCCATTGATTTTG GAAAGAAGGCTTTGTGGAAGCACAATGTGTATGGATTGACTCCTAGTATTGCATCTGCTCATCATTTATTG TTGAATGCTAAGGGTCGAAATGATGCTAAACTCATGGTGGAGGTGATGCaacttttgaaaaggaataaCTTACCGCTACAAGCTGGCACTGCAGATATCTTTTTCAG CATTTGTTACAATACAAATAATTGGGAGTTGATCTCTAAGtactcaaaaaaatttattaaggcTGGAGTAAAACTACGACAGACTACATTTGACATGTGGATGAAATTTGCTGCCCAAAGAG GAGACACTGAGTCATTATGGAATATTGAGTATTTGAGATCTGGGACAATGAAGCAGCACACTCTCACCACTGGTTTTTCATGTGCCAAG GGTTTACTACTAGAAGGGAAGCCAGAGGATGCTGCTGCTCTTATTCAAGTCCTTAATCAG ACTTTATCCGATGCAAAGAAGCCTGGTATTGCTGTTGAAGTTGAGAAGCTGGTAAATGAGTGGCCTTCAGATGTTATTAAGCATCAAAAAGAGGAGGATAGGAAG GCATTGGCTGCTTCTTTGAAATCTGATATTCCAGCCATGGTTGCTAGTCTACTAAACACAGGCTTCACAATGAGCATAAATTTGGAAGATCTAACCAAAAAGGAAATCCCATCGTAG
- the LOC18603441 gene encoding CASP-like protein 1D1 yields the protein MASTDKPASPPKPEAPLPASKCPFNYSVVDVTLRVLLFAATVTSVVVMVSSKQTEVVPLPTMPTVRLPLPAKFSHSPALIYFVAALSVTGLYSIITTLASISVALTPAYSKSFLLVFAFLDVVFVGIVASATGAAGGVAYIGLKGNNHVGWNKICNAYDKFCRHVGSSVAVSLFAAILLVLLSMMSTFTLYKKIRD from the exons ATGGCATCTACTGATAAACCTGCCTCACCACCAAAGCCTGAAGCTCCACTACCTGCTTCTAAGTGTCCTTTCAATTATTCTGTTGTTGATGTTACACTCAGGGTCTTGCTGTTTGCAGCCACGGTGACTTCTGTGGTGGTCATGGTTAGTAGCAAGCAAACTGAGGTGGTTCCTTTGCCAACTATGCCTACAGTTAGGTTGCCTCTTCCAGCCAAGTTCAGTCATTCACCTGCCTTAAT ATACTTTGTAGCAGCATTATCTGTGACAGGCTTATACAGCATCATCACCACACTGGCATCAATCTCAGTCGCCTTGACGCCTGCATATTCCAAAAGCTTCTTGCTCGTCTTTGCATTCTTGGATGTG GTGTTCGTGGGGATTGTGGCCTCAGCAACAGGTGCAGCAGGGGGTGTTGCGTATATCGGATTAAAGGGTAACAATCACGTCGGTTGGAACAAAATCTGCAATGCTTACGACAAGTTCTGTCGACATGTCGGAAGCTCGGTTGCAGTCTCATTGTTTGCAGCCATTCTGCTGGTGTTGCTTTCCATGATGTCCACCTTCACCCTTTACAAAAAGATCCGTGACTAA